The following proteins come from a genomic window of Meles meles chromosome 1, mMelMel3.1 paternal haplotype, whole genome shotgun sequence:
- the LOC123941483 gene encoding PC4 and SFRS1-interacting protein-like, with product MTRDFKPGDLIFAKMKGYPHWPARVDEVPDGAVKPPTNKLPIFFFGTHETAFLGPKDIFPYSENKEKYGKPNKRKGFNEGLWEIDNNPKVKFSSQQASTKQSNASSDVEVEEKETSVSKEDTDLEEKASNEDVTKAIDITTPKAARRGRKRKAEKQVETEESGVVTTATASVNRKINIFISICLLVLSSEIRK from the coding sequence ATGACTCGCGATTTCAAACCTGGAGACCTCATCTTCGCCAAGATGAAAGGTTATCCTCATTGGCCAGCTCGAGTAGATGAAGTTCCTGATGGAGCTGTAAAACCACCCACAAACAAActacccattttcttttttggaactCATGAGACTGCTTTTTTAGGCCCAAAGGATATATTTCCTTactcagaaaataaggaaaagtacGGCAAACCAAATAAACGAAAAGGCTTTAATGAAGGTTTATGGGAGATAGATAATAATCCGAAAGTGAAATTTTCAAGTCAACAGGCATCAACGAAACAATCAAATGCATCATCTGATGTTgaagttgaagaaaaagaaacaagtgtttcAAAGGAGGATACTGACCTTGAAGAAAAAGCCAGCAATGAGGATGTGACTAAAGCAATTGACATAACCACTCCAAAGGCTgccagaagagggagaaagagaaaggcagaaaaacaaGTAGAAACGGAGGAGTCAGGAGTAGTGACAACAGCAACAGCATCTGTTAATcgaaaaatcaatatttttatctCCATCTGTCTTTTGGTTCTGAGTTCAGAGATCAGGAAGTGA